A stretch of Aphelocoma coerulescens isolate FSJ_1873_10779 unplaced genomic scaffold, UR_Acoe_1.0 HiC_scaffold_77, whole genome shotgun sequence DNA encodes these proteins:
- the LOC138102518 gene encoding olfactory receptor 14C36-like produces MSNSSSISHFLLLPLADTWQLQLLHFCLFLGISLAALLANSLIISAGACGQHLHSPMFFFLLSLALTDLGSICTTVPKAMHNSLWGTRHISYTGCAAQVFLIVFFLGTQDFLLTLMCYDCYVSICKALHYGTLLGSRACAHMAAAALATGFLTALLHTANTFSLSLCQDNALGQFFSEIPHILRLSCSDTYLWEFGLLAFSTFPFLGCFVFMLFSYVQFFRAVLRIPSEQGRHKAFCTCLPHLAVVSLFLSTGTFAHLKPPSISSPSLDVVVSVLNSVVPPALNPLVGD; encoded by the coding sequence atgtccaacagcagctccatcagccacttcctcctgctgccattggcagacacgtggcagctgcagctcctgcacttctgcctcttcctgggcatctccctggctgccctcctggccaacagcctcatcatcagcgccggagcctgcggccagcacctgcacagccccatgttcttcttcctgctcagcctggccctcaccgacctgggctccatctgcaccactgtccccaaggccatgcacaattccctctggggcaccaggcacatctcctacacaggatgtgctgctcaggtgtttctgATTGTCTTCTTTCTTGGAACACAGGATTTTCTCCTCACCCTCATGTGCTACGACTGCTAtgtgtccatctgcaaagccctgcactacgggaccctcctgggcagcagggcttgtgcccacatggcagcagctgccttggccactggctttctcactgctctgctgcacacggccaatacattttctctgtccctgtgccaggacaatgccctgggccagttcttctctgaaatcccacacatcctcaggCTCTCCTGCTCAGACACATACCTGTGGGAATTTGGGCTTCTTGCTTTTagtacttttccttttttgggttgttttgtgttcatgcttttctcctatgtgcagttcttcagggccgtgctgaggatcccctctgagcagggccggcacaaagccttttgcacgtgcctccctcacctggccgtggtctctctgtttctcagcacTGGCACATTTGCtcacctgaagcccccctccatctcgtccccatccctggatgtggtgGTGTCAGTTCTGAactcggtggtgcctccagccctgaacccccttgtaggtgactag